A region from the Salmonirosea aquatica genome encodes:
- a CDS encoding LytR/AlgR family response regulator transcription factor: MEQPYRVVIVDDEPPARDIIEVYVNRVPDLEIVAICANAHQALDVVHNLKPDLVFLDIQMPEITGMEMLRIPMTDRPEFVLTTAYPQYAAESYDFSALDYLTKPIAFERFMETVVRFRKKKTLHNQSSWELVNPHTPGEVVWLKDGKRILQIPNGEIFYVEGWKDYVKVYYKDKMLLTHLNLGQAEAVFQPPIFVRIHRSYIIRVAAIRIIDGNEIELSNGIKLDIGQKYREEVKKYIPYLR; the protein is encoded by the coding sequence ATGGAACAACCCTACCGAGTCGTCATTGTCGATGATGAACCTCCGGCCCGCGACATAATCGAGGTGTACGTAAACCGAGTACCCGATCTGGAGATCGTGGCCATCTGCGCCAACGCTCACCAGGCCCTGGATGTGGTTCATAACCTAAAGCCGGATTTAGTCTTTCTCGATATCCAGATGCCCGAGATAACAGGCATGGAAATGTTGAGGATTCCAATGACTGACCGTCCAGAGTTTGTCCTGACCACCGCTTACCCCCAATATGCCGCTGAGAGCTACGACTTTTCCGCTCTGGACTACTTGACAAAGCCCATCGCGTTTGAGCGGTTTATGGAAACGGTAGTTCGGTTTCGAAAAAAAAAGACGTTGCACAATCAGTCCAGCTGGGAGTTGGTGAATCCCCATACACCCGGAGAAGTAGTTTGGTTAAAAGATGGGAAGAGGATTTTACAAATCCCCAACGGGGAGATTTTTTACGTGGAGGGTTGGAAGGATTACGTTAAGGTTTACTACAAAGACAAAATGCTGCTGACTCACTTGAATCTTGGTCAGGCCGAAGCGGTATTTCAACCTCCTATATTCGTACGCATCCACCGCTCTTACATTATCAGGGTCGCCGCAATCCGCATCATTGACGGAAACGAAATCGAACTGTCGAACGGCATCAAGCTGGACATTGGCCAGAAATACCGGGAGGAAGTTAAAAAGTACATTCCATATCTACGCTAG
- a CDS encoding lantibiotic dehydratase — protein MQGAKFYWMRQPLLSIQRLLTTLEKDGLNRLLQEESVIQSIEIASPAMGAHLRGDHKADAQIAATLLKYVLRMSTRCTPFGLFAGGTIGCTALKTTFDFQKRKFASRQRLDTETVDYLAFALTTHSEIVEKIRFYANRTAYQVGDRLRYTERSSQDGQCRFFASEVPANPTILSVLKRAKLGATVPELAQAVASDESLASACEFIRQLVEDGLLSSELSPSPTGDGPLPTLVRKLSERSTPPELLQPLRRIHDLLAQTEDNRTVRPEVTAILTKQFGFNPKAASVVQTDTLIEGGINQFSQAVYDQLQQTLRPLHVLNRFNPEPTDLVVFKKRFYARYEEQEVPLLLALDGDTGVGYGEFLESFGSSEKLIEGLPISNLTHSAHAYQSDELHDLRLRLYTRFLASGSQPTAITDHDLSLLGGSKVPLPPSYYAFGSFLATSASAIDKGDFRFLLKALSGPSGFTLMGRFCAIDERLARMVTEQMVWQQAQRPDLIYAEIAHLPHARTGNVVGRPHLRPYEIPYMTHSELPADQQLHLDDLLVSVPNGQRVVIRSKRLDKEVVPQLTTAHDYRDGLPIYRFLCDLQAQAAPFAVQWHWGAFDKARRLPRVVYRNTVLQEGSWQLSRADLSSTLSAEQNAARLRGSEGLPRLVALMQGDQELFIDLDSRICCELFVSTLQRLGTIRVIEWLRTPDQCPVEGPDGRLTHEVVIPFMNPGLESPSRAVPERPPVTVQRAFGPGSEWLYLKVYGGLSTTPALLAALCGWAANGELRNEATHWFFVRFADPEPHLRFRIRLNDVAHYAPMLVECYRRLNPFLISGEVHSIQLDTYQRELERYGQELIEVTEQIFWLDSKAVSQLLQLTLAESGILPCACRSVEAYLAASGLTLAQKVAFCQSAYERFTNEHGATKELRQSLAQKYRVNRPSVEQSLNAPESVLGEEAEEIFRLRTRSMGADLETVKHYYQTNRPEEFREYLGSLIHMSINRLFATNQRTYELLIYHHLYRAYQSVVARCTG, from the coding sequence GTGCAAGGAGCTAAATTTTACTGGATGCGACAGCCGCTCCTATCAATCCAACGGCTGCTGACAACATTGGAAAAGGACGGCTTAAACAGGCTGTTGCAGGAGGAAAGCGTAATCCAATCCATCGAAATAGCTTCCCCCGCAATGGGGGCGCATCTTCGGGGCGACCATAAAGCCGATGCCCAAATCGCAGCCACCCTGCTCAAGTACGTACTGCGGATGAGTACGCGATGCACTCCGTTCGGACTATTTGCGGGAGGGACCATTGGCTGCACCGCGCTCAAAACAACTTTTGATTTCCAAAAACGGAAATTCGCTTCGCGTCAACGACTTGATACAGAGACCGTGGACTATTTGGCATTTGCCTTGACAACTCACTCGGAAATCGTAGAGAAAATTCGTTTTTACGCCAACCGAACGGCTTACCAAGTGGGAGATAGGCTCCGCTACACCGAGCGAAGCTCGCAAGATGGGCAATGTCGTTTTTTCGCCAGCGAAGTACCCGCAAACCCCACTATTCTCTCCGTGTTGAAGCGGGCCAAGCTTGGCGCAACGGTACCGGAATTAGCGCAGGCCGTTGCCAGTGACGAATCGCTGGCGTCTGCTTGCGAATTTATTAGGCAATTGGTCGAGGACGGCTTATTGAGTAGCGAGCTTTCGCCATCACCTACAGGTGACGGCCCCCTACCCACCTTAGTTCGAAAATTGTCCGAGCGTTCGACTCCGCCAGAGCTGTTGCAGCCCCTGCGTCGGATTCACGACCTGCTCGCGCAAACCGAAGACAACCGAACAGTTCGGCCAGAAGTCACGGCCATTCTGACCAAACAGTTCGGCTTTAATCCCAAGGCGGCCTCCGTGGTACAAACCGACACCTTAATCGAGGGAGGAATCAACCAATTCAGCCAGGCAGTCTACGACCAGCTTCAGCAAACCCTGCGACCGTTGCATGTTTTAAATCGTTTCAACCCTGAACCCACCGACCTGGTTGTTTTCAAAAAACGCTTTTACGCACGTTATGAAGAACAGGAAGTGCCGCTGCTCCTGGCGCTCGACGGAGACACGGGCGTGGGTTACGGCGAATTCCTGGAATCGTTCGGCTCTTCCGAAAAACTAATCGAAGGTCTACCTATCTCCAATCTCACGCATTCGGCACATGCCTATCAAAGCGACGAACTGCACGATTTGAGGCTGCGCCTGTACACTCGGTTCCTGGCCAGCGGCTCCCAGCCAACCGCAATAACCGATCACGACCTGTCGCTTTTGGGCGGAAGCAAAGTTCCGCTTCCGCCCAGCTATTACGCCTTCGGCAGCTTTCTGGCGACCTCGGCTTCAGCCATCGACAAAGGGGACTTTCGGTTTCTGCTCAAAGCCCTCAGCGGTCCCTCAGGCTTTACCCTGATGGGGAGATTTTGCGCCATCGACGAACGGCTGGCCCGTATGGTAACCGAGCAAATGGTCTGGCAGCAAGCCCAGCGACCTGACCTCATCTACGCCGAGATTGCGCACCTGCCCCATGCCCGAACGGGCAATGTCGTGGGACGTCCCCACCTGCGTCCTTACGAAATTCCCTACATGACCCACTCGGAACTTCCTGCCGATCAGCAGTTGCATCTGGACGACCTGCTGGTTTCCGTCCCGAATGGCCAACGTGTGGTCATTCGCTCGAAGCGCCTGGACAAGGAAGTCGTGCCCCAGTTGACCACCGCCCATGATTACCGCGACGGTTTGCCCATTTACCGGTTTTTGTGCGACTTACAGGCTCAGGCTGCTCCCTTCGCCGTGCAATGGCATTGGGGAGCGTTCGACAAGGCGCGGCGGTTACCCAGAGTCGTCTACCGCAACACCGTGCTGCAGGAGGGGAGTTGGCAATTATCACGGGCAGACTTATCATCCACGCTTTCCGCCGAGCAGAACGCCGCTCGGCTACGGGGCAGCGAAGGATTGCCCCGTTTGGTGGCACTCATGCAGGGTGATCAGGAGTTATTCATTGATTTGGATTCGAGAATCTGTTGCGAATTATTCGTCTCTACCTTGCAACGCCTGGGAACCATCCGCGTCATCGAATGGCTCCGAACGCCCGATCAATGCCCAGTGGAAGGCCCCGACGGTAGGCTCACGCACGAAGTCGTCATCCCATTTATGAACCCAGGGTTGGAAAGCCCTTCGAGGGCTGTTCCAGAAAGGCCGCCCGTTACCGTGCAACGCGCTTTCGGGCCCGGTAGCGAATGGCTTTACCTGAAAGTATATGGTGGTCTGTCCACCACGCCAGCCCTACTAGCGGCGTTATGCGGGTGGGCGGCCAATGGGGAACTTCGCAATGAAGCGACGCACTGGTTCTTTGTCCGCTTTGCCGACCCAGAGCCGCACCTTCGCTTTCGCATTCGGTTGAACGATGTGGCTCATTATGCTCCGATGCTGGTGGAGTGCTACCGCCGACTGAACCCTTTTCTCATTTCAGGGGAAGTTCATTCCATACAACTCGACACCTACCAGCGAGAATTGGAACGCTACGGGCAGGAACTCATCGAGGTAACCGAACAGATCTTCTGGCTGGACAGCAAAGCGGTCAGCCAACTACTCCAACTTACACTCGCCGAATCGGGGATTCTGCCGTGTGCCTGTCGGAGTGTGGAAGCGTATCTGGCGGCGTCAGGCTTGACCTTGGCTCAGAAGGTGGCCTTTTGCCAAAGCGCGTACGAACGATTCACCAACGAACACGGCGCGACCAAGGAACTTCGGCAATCGCTGGCTCAAAAATACCGGGTCAATCGCCCGAGCGTGGAGCAGTCGCTCAATGCGCCTGAATCAGTCCTGGGTGAGGAAGCCGAGGAAATCTTCAGGCTGCGGACCCGTAGCATGGGGGCCGATCTGGAAACGGTCAAACACTATTATCAGACAAACAGGCCGGAGGAGTTTAGGGAATACCTGGGGAGCCTGATCCATATGTCGATCAACCGGCTGTTTGCCACCAACCAGCGCACCTATGAACTTCTGATCTATCATCACCTCTATCGGGCGTACCAGTCCGTAGTTGCCCGGTGCACTGGCTAA
- a CDS encoding sialate O-acetylesterase yields MKRYLIFLMMLVLPNFLTAQMYISLPIGGVYQTTGSTTPVALAGQYVGTSLANYRIEYNVLRLNVSDGSYHSTYQNYTTIVTNPTYGLFKTTIYLPVGWYTVNVRVYNIATSSAGSSNAIKFGVGDVYVIAGQSNAQGNPPNGSSWSLPSLSTYDGVVSHNAWEPCNDSLPPYPVMSPLSGYNRIAPSGNNSWCWAKLGQDLQSGSPSGGLPIAFFNAAASGSTSNNWKRSAAGDTTANIYTGVVWCDTTYTGAAQPYFDFKTTLKYYASVFGAKAVLWHQGESDNDLTTTPISATSRTDYKDRIDYVIDQSRADFSSSLRWLVSEVSFNGKNPPGSTTRSDVTSAQNDLTISPIDGSNGSSSDYSYTGVITDPLGYAYRDATDLVHFREDRSSALSTIGGYWNTKIGAATNGYTQLGAFLPPLVTMSKSGSNWTLTVSGTYSEYRWLNMANPKPNSDFLVLGTNYNLSGSTGGSYACLVKDGSGKWTITQTIYTNCGSCREGVAELEEWHEEELGLSTKAYPVPFDKEFTIEFTIPNQSMVKLELINMNGEVISKITDNIHARGTYKYPVQTPGLSAGMIFYRLNVNGLAITKKLVKSN; encoded by the coding sequence ATGAAACGATATCTAATTTTCCTGATGATGCTGGTCCTGCCCAATTTTCTGACAGCCCAGATGTATATCTCGCTGCCCATCGGCGGGGTTTACCAGACCACGGGCAGCACTACTCCCGTCGCGTTGGCCGGACAATACGTCGGCACTTCGCTTGCCAACTACCGCATCGAGTACAATGTATTGAGACTTAACGTGAGTGACGGTTCGTATCATTCCACCTACCAGAACTACACGACCATTGTGACGAATCCCACTTACGGGCTATTCAAAACCACGATATACCTGCCCGTTGGCTGGTATACCGTAAATGTAAGGGTATATAACATAGCGACCAGTAGCGCCGGATCGTCAAACGCCATAAAATTTGGCGTGGGCGATGTTTATGTGATTGCCGGGCAATCCAACGCGCAGGGAAATCCACCCAATGGAAGTAGCTGGTCTCTGCCCTCTTTGAGTACTTATGATGGAGTTGTAAGCCACAATGCCTGGGAACCCTGCAACGACAGTTTGCCCCCCTATCCGGTAATGTCTCCCCTTTCCGGGTATAATCGGATAGCACCCAGCGGTAACAATTCCTGGTGCTGGGCCAAGCTAGGGCAGGATCTGCAATCCGGTAGTCCGAGTGGGGGTTTGCCTATTGCTTTTTTCAATGCAGCAGCGAGCGGGTCAACTTCAAATAATTGGAAGAGGAGCGCTGCGGGGGACACTACTGCCAACATTTACACAGGTGTAGTGTGGTGCGACACTACCTATACAGGTGCAGCACAACCCTATTTCGACTTTAAAACAACTTTGAAATACTACGCTTCCGTTTTTGGAGCAAAGGCCGTACTTTGGCACCAGGGAGAATCGGATAATGATTTAACTACCACTCCCATTTCCGCAACTTCCCGTACAGATTATAAAGATCGGATAGACTATGTTATTGACCAATCAAGGGCAGATTTTTCCTCCTCTCTGCGCTGGCTAGTATCCGAAGTCTCGTTTAATGGCAAAAATCCTCCCGGGAGTACTACCCGCTCAGATGTCACTTCGGCGCAAAACGACTTGACAATTTCGCCCATTGATGGATCAAATGGCTCCTCAAGTGATTATAGTTATACTGGAGTCATCACTGATCCATTGGGCTATGCTTATCGCGACGCAACTGACCTGGTACATTTTAGGGAAGATCGAAGTAGTGCTTTAAGCACAATCGGAGGCTATTGGAATACTAAAATAGGAGCGGCCACCAATGGCTATACCCAGTTGGGGGCGTTTCTGCCTCCTCTGGTGACCATGAGCAAATCGGGCAGCAACTGGACGCTCACCGTATCTGGTACCTACTCAGAGTACCGCTGGTTGAACATGGCCAATCCTAAACCCAATTCAGATTTCCTAGTGTTAGGAACAAACTACAACCTGTCGGGCAGTACCGGAGGTAGTTATGCCTGTTTGGTCAAGGATGGTTCCGGCAAATGGACAATCACCCAGACCATCTACACGAACTGTGGCAGTTGCCGGGAGGGAGTGGCCGAACTGGAAGAGTGGCATGAAGAGGAACTCGGACTTTCAACCAAGGCTTACCCGGTACCCTTCGATAAGGAGTTTACCATCGAATTCACTATTCCAAATCAAAGTATGGTGAAGTTGGAGTTGATCAATATGAACGGAGAGGTTATCTCCAAAATTACGGATAACATCCACGCCAGGGGTACTTACAAATACCCCGTGCAAACACCTGGCCTGAGTGCGGGTATGATCTTTTACCGACTGAACGTAAACGGATTAGCCATCACCAAGAAGTTGGTCAAAAGCAATTGA
- the qatA gene encoding Qat anti-phage system ATPase QatA, with protein sequence MWSDRETDVDLLGHRRIAQTIVEIIREDELRPITIGIQGSWGAGKTSILSLIESELKDDSKTLCLTFNGWLYQGYEDTKSALMESVVHALLDKQGIGAEALKKGKSLFKRINWLKAAKTAGGLALTAAVGLPPGALWGLAGLAAGAKGLVGDKLDSDDDDPWLKPEEATVPAQIQAFRKELQELIKESSVERLVVLVDDLDRCLPGAVIDILEAVKLFLFVEGSVFIIAADEQMIEYAVRRHFPDLPVSQADYTKHYLEKLIQIPIRVPSLNSLQTQNYIRFLLLQNHLQNDKNRLNEICLTFEAGRDTPYDNRELTYDFITEQLGNENQDLRSVLNVAEQLGTTLAKELRGNPRNIKRFLNKLFLRMRVAKIYGLEDKVQLDALAKMMLLETFHGDKYEQVIADVTSSPEGRSISIQQLEQPAEEPKKPEAKEKTSKAKAGRVEEPTEGEESGVEELPKDDLQQWAGFAPALAETDLRPYVFISRERVVSYHTAEEIPPSLRPLYTALLAGSRIAMATHEADVRALSSAHAQLLFEQLKKESVTIQDWQSIPKPVEGAFYLIQHQPSLESQFVKMISSVVAKDLGVWVGSKLAGFSTTEGKAARSLLFTKLLQDPQTKQTLKNLLSSNPPLTA encoded by the coding sequence ATGTGGAGTGACAGAGAAACGGACGTTGACCTGCTGGGTCACCGCAGAATTGCCCAAACCATCGTGGAGATTATCCGAGAAGATGAGCTCCGCCCTATAACCATTGGCATTCAGGGGAGCTGGGGTGCTGGCAAAACGTCTATTCTTTCACTGATCGAGTCTGAGTTGAAAGATGACTCGAAAACACTTTGCCTGACATTCAACGGCTGGTTATACCAAGGGTATGAGGACACCAAATCGGCCCTGATGGAATCCGTCGTCCACGCTCTGCTGGACAAGCAAGGTATAGGTGCTGAAGCATTGAAGAAAGGCAAGTCTCTGTTCAAGCGCATCAACTGGCTAAAAGCTGCGAAGACGGCAGGAGGCTTGGCCCTCACGGCTGCGGTCGGATTGCCCCCCGGGGCTCTTTGGGGTTTAGCTGGTCTGGCCGCGGGTGCGAAAGGGCTGGTTGGCGACAAGCTTGATTCCGACGACGACGACCCGTGGCTGAAGCCCGAAGAAGCTACGGTGCCTGCTCAAATACAGGCGTTTCGCAAGGAACTGCAGGAACTGATCAAAGAGTCGAGCGTGGAGCGGCTGGTTGTGCTGGTTGACGACCTCGACCGGTGCCTGCCCGGAGCGGTGATAGATATTCTGGAAGCGGTCAAGCTCTTTCTGTTTGTTGAGGGCTCCGTTTTTATCATAGCCGCTGATGAGCAGATGATTGAGTACGCGGTGCGCCGGCACTTCCCCGACTTACCCGTTTCGCAGGCCGACTACACCAAGCACTACCTGGAGAAGCTAATTCAGATTCCCATTCGGGTTCCATCGCTCAATTCCCTTCAAACCCAGAACTATATACGTTTTCTGCTTCTGCAAAACCATTTGCAGAATGACAAAAACCGCCTCAACGAAATTTGCCTGACGTTTGAAGCCGGCCGCGATACGCCCTACGACAACCGGGAGTTAACCTACGATTTCATCACCGAGCAGCTAGGCAACGAAAACCAGGATCTGCGCAGCGTGCTCAACGTGGCCGAACAACTGGGGACTACGCTGGCCAAGGAGCTGCGTGGAAACCCGCGCAACATAAAGCGCTTCCTCAACAAGCTTTTCCTGCGGATGCGAGTCGCCAAAATCTATGGGTTGGAAGACAAGGTACAGCTCGACGCATTAGCCAAAATGATGCTCCTAGAGACCTTCCACGGAGACAAATACGAGCAAGTGATAGCGGATGTCACCTCGTCTCCCGAAGGCCGTTCCATAAGCATCCAGCAGTTAGAGCAGCCCGCCGAAGAACCCAAAAAACCGGAAGCGAAAGAAAAAACTTCAAAAGCAAAGGCTGGCCGTGTCGAGGAGCCAACCGAGGGAGAAGAAAGTGGCGTTGAGGAGCTCCCCAAAGATGATTTACAGCAGTGGGCTGGTTTCGCCCCCGCTCTGGCCGAGACGGATTTAAGGCCATACGTCTTCATTTCCCGCGAACGGGTAGTTAGCTACCACACTGCCGAAGAAATTCCGCCATCGCTAAGGCCGCTTTACACAGCACTGTTAGCTGGTAGTCGAATAGCGATGGCCACCCACGAGGCGGACGTTAGAGCCTTATCTTCTGCCCACGCCCAACTCCTATTCGAGCAACTAAAAAAGGAAAGCGTCACTATCCAAGACTGGCAAAGCATTCCTAAGCCAGTCGAAGGGGCGTTTTATCTGATTCAGCATCAACCATCTCTGGAATCACAATTTGTGAAAATGATAAGCTCGGTAGTGGCGAAAGACTTGGGCGTATGGGTGGGAAGTAAATTAGCTGGTTTTTCCACTACGGAAGGCAAAGCTGCCCGTTCTTTACTCTTCACCAAGCTCCTGCAAGACCCGCAAACCAAGCAAACCTTGAAAAATTTGTTAAGCTCAAACCCACCTCTAACTGCCTGA
- the qatB gene encoding Qat anti-phage system associated protein QatB — translation MGTSANRKGPKPSIPLLPDWMDEEPADENPNQQPEDSDYDEEPDGEGGEEAPNPTETPSANRFNQSQRGFQKAVKSGDTSGLKRVVKNYVSQGLGNTRKAAQRMSRSGGAIVTFGTVLGNIRQNGLAATLTHLQLGQYVGQPALQVLSALLVHVCGASALLDDAITKEAYKETVTRIIDESPDLDLENLTEAQTGEMLAIFLEESIVYRLICDIGRSQTVATSDPARAIEVEQEIYQIVNGMVHSSIVPELTKAMSDPANLNREIQRIYRVAFDAINNS, via the coding sequence ATGGGAACATCTGCCAACCGCAAAGGCCCGAAGCCGTCTATCCCGCTACTACCCGATTGGATGGACGAAGAGCCGGCCGACGAAAATCCCAATCAGCAGCCCGAAGATTCCGACTATGACGAAGAGCCTGATGGAGAGGGAGGCGAGGAGGCGCCAAATCCTACCGAAACCCCATCCGCTAACCGCTTCAATCAAAGTCAGCGAGGCTTCCAGAAAGCGGTAAAATCAGGAGACACTTCTGGCTTAAAGAGGGTAGTCAAAAACTACGTGAGCCAGGGACTAGGTAATACTCGCAAGGCTGCCCAGCGGATGAGTCGCTCAGGCGGCGCAATCGTCACGTTCGGCACTGTTTTAGGCAATATTCGCCAAAACGGACTTGCCGCCACCCTGACCCACCTGCAACTCGGTCAGTATGTTGGTCAGCCCGCTTTGCAGGTACTGTCGGCCCTCCTGGTGCATGTCTGCGGGGCGTCTGCTCTGCTGGACGACGCCATCACCAAAGAGGCTTACAAAGAAACGGTCACGCGCATCATTGACGAGTCCCCCGATCTGGACCTGGAGAACCTAACCGAGGCACAAACCGGCGAGATGCTGGCCATCTTCCTGGAGGAAAGCATCGTGTACCGGCTCATCTGTGATATTGGCCGTTCCCAAACAGTAGCCACTTCCGACCCTGCCCGTGCTATCGAAGTTGAGCAGGAAATCTACCAGATTGTCAATGGCATGGTACACAGCAGTATTGTACCAGAGCTTACCAAAGCAATGAGCGACCCGGCTAACCTGAACCGTGAGATTCAGCGCATCTACAGGGTCGCCTTCGATGCTATCAACAACTCTTAA
- a CDS encoding TatD family hydrolase: protein MWKPNQKLFSGCQNIRPALGLHPELASQRAHETSLFDSLCNETKYIGEIGLDGVSRDPQVRLKQRQVFNSVLKSIKNSSPKIITIHSRRAATETIDALENHLHGTPHRVILHWYSGTKAELMRAINLGFHFSINHAMARGKAFEALIEAVPVSSLLTETDAPFTFDAFATNRRQSLILTIDALSKVLGKDHEECKRTIWGNFSRIVKSIS, encoded by the coding sequence TTGTGGAAACCCAACCAGAAGCTGTTTAGTGGGTGTCAGAACATCCGCCCTGCTTTGGGGCTGCACCCAGAGCTTGCCAGTCAGAGAGCCCACGAGACCTCTTTGTTTGACTCACTTTGTAACGAGACCAAATACATTGGTGAAATTGGCCTCGATGGTGTAAGTCGTGACCCACAAGTGCGCTTAAAGCAACGGCAGGTTTTCAATAGTGTCCTAAAATCAATCAAGAATTCCTCCCCTAAGATAATTACTATTCATAGCAGAAGGGCCGCTACTGAAACTATCGATGCACTTGAAAACCACTTGCATGGGACACCGCATCGCGTGATTCTGCACTGGTACTCTGGTACCAAAGCCGAGTTAATGCGGGCCATTAACCTAGGCTTTCATTTCTCGATCAACCATGCGATGGCCAGAGGGAAGGCTTTTGAAGCACTAATTGAAGCTGTTCCAGTATCATCATTGCTAACCGAAACGGATGCGCCTTTCACCTTCGATGCTTTTGCAACCAATCGGCGTCAGTCTTTAATACTAACAATCGATGCCTTGAGCAAGGTTTTGGGCAAAGACCATGAGGAATGCAAGCGAACGATATGGGGCAACTTTTCTCGTATTGTAAAATCAATCAGCTAA
- a CDS encoding RHS repeat-associated core domain-containing protein gives MTDNLDNLRTACRSGEKLDSLGNVVALLPGDDLRNLVQENAYDPWGLNLPDLERSAVLPDWWQFSMKERDYRAYDEFEFRHYDAAIGRFMSIDPLFQQFRGISPFNYADNNPSTFIDLYGLQGRVTTHDPGNSGAISSGGGSASPQGPSFGFGGIGNVVGTLVFNYYVNKKINEPRDKALEALNASPNVRLAQQKASLGLYGRAAAAGWQPGQPMPGIDAIQTDYTLAGAYVGTKVLAKPLEYLARPIAGALKTQWIKYMGNGKAVETIPNGNFYSVAFETKIPNSLYPNKGSYSHFKAANTALSEAMATDATFANNMKSLGISIPRTNGGTITGGKIPNWVWHHNTEPGVMQLVPQIQHTNGSIFWNTLHPGGRGGMSIWGGGYRK, from the coding sequence TTGACCGATAATCTGGACAACCTGCGCACGGCCTGCCGCTCCGGGGAGAAGCTGGATTCGCTGGGGAATGTGGTGGCCCTGCTGCCGGGCGATGACTTGCGCAACCTGGTGCAGGAGAACGCCTATGATCCCTGGGGGCTGAACCTGCCGGACTTGGAGCGTAGCGCGGTGCTGCCCGACTGGTGGCAGTTCAGCATGAAGGAACGGGATTATAGGGCTTACGATGAGTTTGAGTTCCGCCATTACGATGCGGCCATTGGGCGGTTCATGTCGATTGATCCGCTCTTCCAGCAGTTCCGGGGCATCTCGCCCTTCAACTATGCGGACAACAACCCCAGTACGTTTATTGATCTGTATGGCTTGCAGGGGAGAGTCACTACGCATGATCCAGGAAATAGTGGCGCGATCTCATCGGGTGGCGGTAGTGCCTCCCCACAAGGCCCTTCCTTTGGATTTGGGGGAATCGGTAATGTTGTAGGTACCTTGGTATTTAATTATTATGTCAACAAGAAAATCAACGAGCCGAGGGACAAAGCCCTGGAAGCCCTGAATGCCTCACCGAACGTCAGACTGGCACAACAGAAAGCCTCCTTGGGATTGTACGGGCGGGCAGCGGCGGCGGGCTGGCAGCCGGGGCAGCCCATGCCGGGAATCGATGCTATTCAGACTGACTATACGCTAGCGGGAGCTTATGTGGGTACAAAAGTGCTTGCAAAACCCCTTGAATATTTGGCCAGGCCAATAGCAGGGGCATTGAAGACGCAGTGGATCAAGTATATGGGAAATGGAAAAGCTGTTGAGACAATACCTAATGGTAACTTTTATTCTGTTGCTTTCGAAACGAAAATACCAAATAGTTTATATCCAAACAAAGGATCTTATTCTCACTTTAAAGCAGCAAACACTGCGTTATCAGAAGCAATGGCTACAGATGCAACTTTTGCAAATAATATGAAGAGCCTTGGTATAAGCATTCCTAGAACTAACGGGGGGACTATAACGGGAGGTAAGATTCCAAATTGGGTATGGCATCACAATACAGAACCTGGTGTTATGCAATTAGTACCACAAATACAACATACGAATGGAAGTATTTTTTGGAATACTTTACATCCAGGCGGTAGAGGTGGAATGTCTATTTGGGGCGGCGGATATAGAAAATGA